A region from the Lycium barbarum isolate Lr01 chromosome 8, ASM1917538v2, whole genome shotgun sequence genome encodes:
- the LOC132606312 gene encoding uncharacterized protein LOC132606312: MPIHFHFTKIKPIFSTGNPINTLFVSTMSWSCSRCTFLNPPSQKSSCQICLSDPPLSVSSSANSVTRPKWPCKGCTFMNPYHSISCEICGTRVSASGLAILETDDDELCSSVGNVFLPLLRPCNNKGKNSISIGVEDDVKESVRFRCASKRKNREEEPLGVEDDVVGYRGVKAATMAVEVSDSVDQEPGKTLSASNSKVLKILTYNVWFADIEMNKRIRALSHLIALHAPDVICFQEVTPEIYDIFQQSSWWKMYSCSISNVMELTRGYFCMQLSKIAVKSYSCKPFSNSIMGRELCIAEIEVQKDMSLVVATSHLESPCPGPPKWDQMYSKERVEQAKEAVDLLDRKRNAIFCGDMNWDDKLDGQFPLPDGWIDAWGKMKPEEIGWTYDTKSNKMLSANRTLQKRLDRFICKLRDFCISDIKMIGKEAIPNVTYIKEKKVKSEVKRLTLPVLPSDHYGLLLEISPK; the protein is encoded by the exons ATGCCCATTCACTTTCACTTTACCAAAATCAAACCAATTTTCTCAACCGGAAACCCTATCAATACCCTTTTTGTCTCCACCATGTCTTGGTCATGTTCAAGATGCACATTCTTAAACCCTCCATCACAAAAATCATCTTGCCAAATCTGTTTATCTGACCCACCACTATCAGTCTCATCATCAGCAAATTCAGTGACAAGACCCAAATGGCCATGTAAAGGTTGTACCTTTATGAACCCTTATCATagtataagttgtgaaatatgtggAACTAGGGTTTCTGCTTCTGGTCTTGCTATTCTTGAAACTGATGATGATGAGTTGTGTTCTTCTGTTGGAAATGTGTTCTTGCCTTTGTTGAGGCCTTGTAATAATAAAGGGAAGAATAGTATTAGTATTGGTGTTGAAGATGATGTGAAGGAGTCTGTTAGGTTTAGATGTGCAAGCAAGAGAAAAAATAGGGAGGAGGAACCACTTGGGGTTGAAGATGATGTTGTTGGGTATAGGGGTGTAAAGGCTGCAACTATGGCAGTTGAAGTATCGG ATTCAGTGGATCAGGAACCAGGCAAAACTCTCTCAGCCAGTAACTCCAAGGTGTTGAAGATCTTGACCTATAATGTGTGGTTTGCAGATATAGAGATGAACAAGAGGATAAGAGCTCTAAGTCATCTTATTGCACTGCATGCTCCAGACGTTATATGTTTTCAG GAGGTTACTCCAGAAATATATGACATTTTTCAGCAGTCCAGTTGGTGGAAAATGTATTCTTGTTCTATTTCAAATGTGATGGAATTGACGAGAGGATACTTCTGCATGCAG TTGAGCAAAATTGCAGTGAAATCCTACAGCTGCAAGCCATTTAGCAACTCCATAATGGGAAGGGAACTCTGTATAGCTGAGATTGAAGTTCAGAAAGATATGAGCTTGGTCGTTGCTACCAGCCATCTTGAGAGTCCCTGCCCTGGCCCACCCAAGTGGGATCAAATGTACAGCAAGGAACGTGTGGAGCAAGCCAAGGAAGCTGTGGATTTACTTGACAGAAAACGTAATGCAATCTTTTGTGGTGATATGAACTGGGATGACAAATTGGACGGTCAATTTCCTCTACCTGATGGATGGATTGATGCTTGGGGAAAAATGAAGCCCGAAGAAATCGGATGGACATATGACACCAAGTCAAACAAAATGTTAAGCGCCAACCGGACGCTGCAGAAACGTTTGGACAGGTTTATTTGCAAACTGCGAGATTTCTGTATAAGTGATATAAAGATGATTGGGAAGGAAGCAATTCCAAATGTCACATATATCAAGGAGAAGAAAGTGAAGAGTGAAGTTAAGAGATTGACACTACCTGTTTTGCCTAGCGATCATTATGGTCTGCTTTTGGAGATCTCTCCTAAGTAG
- the LOC132605142 gene encoding uncharacterized protein LOC132605142, giving the protein MPYARRWSRGCTRGVETHHVILPFRDQLDRMMAPEAFIWTPYDQILGQLPTFCRAGEHMWTARCPLIHMDIVEHHAPDRVLRQFGHVQNIPAATHWEHYHYTRDDRSIDSAAWRARMHQEVNAWNERMTTLATVGHDTPVHEYMTWYMHITRSLVANPSTPRPDGREYASLSGAYEALLRMTLMTRPESISLTESTDPGIATYAARIVHLTDTGMTQAHEWHRVDEDVPEGVPEGGRADRGGRAGRGSRAGRGDLVGGGGRAGRGLVDEPDDMSRQAPSATDTPSSSKSSTSQRPEYTPEMFPRYDSWSSFSQVAVDDLHIGGGDEDLDIIFDDFFLRSTAGPSAPSASPALRAAQEPSHMPSQELVDTQVYSSAPVDSSPPVQIDPSPPPATALGSSQETVEEPAKEPVDTHVHSSAPVVQSPPIESSPEASTEATQVETAAVSHRKHIFT; this is encoded by the exons ATGCCATACGCacggagatggtcgcgaggctGTACCAGAGGTGTGGAGACGCACCATGTcattctcccgtttagggatcagttAGACCGCATGATGGCCCCCGag GCTTTCATATGGACGCCAtatgatcagattttgggtcAGCTGCCgacgttttgtagggctggtgagcACATGTGGACTGCACGGTGTCCATTGATCCATATGGACATCGTTGAGCATCACGCACCCGACCGTGTATTACGGCAGTTTGGGCATGTGCAGAACATACCCGCGGCTACACATTGGGAGCACTACCACTACACCAGGGACGATCGTTCGATCGACAGTGCGGCATGGCGGGCGCGTATGCACCAGGAAGTCAATGCATGGAACGAGAGGATGACGACTCTAGCGacggtcggacatgacactccggTCCATGAGTACATGACTTGGTACATGCATATTACTCGCTCCTTGGTTGCCAACCCCTCGACGCCGCGTCCTGATGGCCGAGAATATGCATCACTCTCAGGAGCGTACGAGGCGCTG CTACGGATGACTCTGATGACACGCCCTGAGAGCATTTCCCTTACGGAGTCCACCGACCCTGGGATAGCGACATATGCGGCACGGATAGTTCATCTTACCGACACTGGTATGACACAGGCACATGAGTGGCATCGTGTCGATGAGGATGTACCAGAGGGTGTTCCTGAGGGTGGTAGGGCTGATAGAGGTGGCCGGGCTGGCAGAGGTAGTCGGGCTGGCAGAGGTGATCTGGTTGGCGGAGGTGGTCGGGCTGGCAGAGGTTtagtagatgagcctgacgaTATGTCTCGTCAGGCTCCGTCGGCTACAGATACCCCTTCTTCTTCCAAGTCGTCGACTTCACAGAGACCTGAATATACGCCAGAGATGTTCCCACGTTATGATTCTTGGTCATCATTTTCGCAGGTGGCAGTTGATGATCTACATATAGGAGGCGGAGATGAGGACTTGGATATTATTTTCGATGACTTCTTTCTCCGTTCTACAGCCGGGCCTTcggcaccatctgcatctccgGCTCTGCGGGCCGCTCAAGAGCCCTCTCACATGCCATCTCAGGAGctcgtcgacacacag gtttattcttctgcgcctgtggactCGTCTCCGCCTGTCCAGATTGACCCGTCTCCACCTCCAGCTACAGCTCTGGGTAGCTCTCAGGAGACAGTTGAGGAGCCAGCTAaggagcccgtcgacacacat gttcattcttctgctccTGTGGTCCAGTCTCCTCcgattgagtcatctcctgagGCATCTACAGAGGCTACTCAGGTGGAGACCGCCGCCGTCTCCCACAGGAAGCATATTTTCACCTAG